In Desulfosediminicola ganghwensis, a single window of DNA contains:
- a CDS encoding alpha/beta fold hydrolase, whose translation MTTFFLHGLDSSGKGTKGRYFANRFPQVQCPDFSGSLRERLDQLAVLCGVENDLTFIGSSFGGLMATAYACSSPHRVKQLVLLAPALNFEFTPPETKIDVPTLLVVGDKDDVCPPALVLPAAESTFRNLEIEVVDDDHMLHGTFQKIDWQKYIG comes from the coding sequence ATGACCACATTTTTTCTCCACGGACTCGATTCATCCGGCAAAGGCACCAAAGGAAGGTATTTCGCCAACCGTTTCCCCCAGGTGCAATGCCCGGATTTCTCTGGCAGCCTTAGAGAACGGCTGGACCAGCTCGCGGTATTGTGTGGGGTTGAAAACGACCTGACATTTATCGGCTCAAGCTTTGGGGGGTTGATGGCCACTGCCTACGCCTGCTCATCTCCCCACAGGGTCAAACAGCTGGTGCTGCTGGCTCCGGCACTGAACTTTGAGTTCACTCCGCCGGAAACCAAGATTGATGTTCCAACCCTATTGGTGGTCGGGGATAAAGATGATGTCTGCCCTCCGGCGCTGGTACTCCCGGCTGCCGAAAGTACCTTTCGCAATCTGGAGATAGAAGTGGTTGATGACGACCATATGCTGCACGGCACATTCCAGAAAATCGACTGGCAGAAATATATAGGCTGA
- a CDS encoding ABC transporter substrate binding protein — protein MNKDDEIRRVLFISSYHPGFPTFFRQIDGLRSVFSKVGYIRLDVEFMDSKRFGESFGRQHILEILSKKLETIPRYDLIMVADDNALSFALDYQVQLFNEIPIVFFGINNYKKAIQLNSNLLVTGVVEAVSMDETIRLMLKLRPKAREIVAIVDSTPSGLADLEHFKSMKDLFPDLDFRKLSLADHTFAELGNLLEGIDETSAVLLLSAYIDKEGNRLTFARSLQGLLEHLHQPLFHLWYHGIGDGIIGGKVISHMEQGRVAAEIVVEIFEGRDIAGIPVVAESPNKFVLDHNVMERYGISEQLLPEGTVVVNLPLSFYRQHKQLVWVAVTLCLVQSVIILLLIYSIHRRKIAEEKLRESEERYYALFAKNHSVMVLTDPETVTIVDANPAACLYYGYDKDDLIGKKVSEINILPEDELKEVMTGLATQKKKQLVFKHRLASGEIRDVEVFTGPIPLKGRQVLCSIIHDITDRKQLEEKLLQSQKLEAIGTLAGGIAHDFNNILASIMGYAELAKVEQFPGSEVDEYLQNVLTASERARELIAQILAYGRQDIGKKTPISMRLVVEESLRLLRVSLPAMVKIESDICAEECTVDANVSKLHQMVLNLCTNAAHAMEKSGGTLSVVLQKVHLQRGDLKDTPDLQPGEYVRLSVRDTGVGIDPEIRSRIFDPYFTTRSGRKGSGLGLAVVTGIVQSIQGYITVDSKQGEGAQFDVYLPICDRAIAVFEGTEPEQITGHERVLVVDDEPALIHILKQKLSRLGYSVTGANSGDEAWQLFEEDPQAFDIVLTDHAMPGISGEVLARRMKELRADIPVVILSGYSTKLELVCDEPFIDAILDKQVDDQVLGSTLRQLLDKYASAVR, from the coding sequence GTGAACAAGGATGATGAAATTCGCAGGGTTTTATTTATCAGCTCGTATCATCCTGGCTTTCCTACTTTTTTCAGGCAGATTGACGGGTTGCGTTCTGTTTTCTCAAAAGTCGGGTACATACGGCTCGATGTGGAATTCATGGATAGCAAGCGATTTGGTGAGTCATTCGGTCGTCAGCATATTCTTGAGATCTTATCTAAAAAGCTCGAAACAATACCCCGTTATGATCTGATAATGGTAGCCGATGATAACGCCTTGAGTTTTGCGCTTGATTATCAGGTTCAGCTATTCAATGAGATCCCCATAGTGTTTTTTGGCATAAATAATTACAAGAAAGCCATACAGTTGAACAGCAATCTGCTGGTAACCGGCGTTGTTGAGGCAGTTTCCATGGATGAGACTATCAGGCTCATGTTGAAGCTGAGACCTAAGGCCAGGGAAATTGTGGCAATAGTCGATTCAACACCGAGTGGTTTAGCAGACCTTGAACATTTCAAGTCAATGAAAGACCTTTTCCCAGATCTCGATTTTCGTAAATTATCCCTTGCCGACCATACTTTTGCTGAGCTTGGAAATCTGCTTGAGGGAATTGATGAAACAAGCGCGGTCTTGTTGCTCTCGGCGTACATTGATAAAGAGGGGAATCGCCTGACATTTGCAAGAAGCCTGCAGGGGCTTCTTGAACATCTCCATCAGCCATTGTTTCACCTCTGGTATCACGGTATTGGTGATGGCATTATCGGCGGCAAGGTTATCAGTCATATGGAGCAGGGTCGGGTGGCTGCAGAAATTGTGGTGGAAATTTTCGAAGGCAGAGACATTGCCGGCATACCTGTCGTTGCCGAGAGTCCGAATAAGTTTGTTCTCGATCACAATGTGATGGAACGTTATGGAATCAGCGAGCAGTTATTGCCCGAGGGTACGGTTGTGGTAAATCTGCCGTTGTCCTTTTACCGTCAACACAAACAGTTGGTATGGGTTGCTGTGACATTATGCTTAGTACAGAGTGTAATTATCCTGCTGCTGATTTATTCAATACACCGTAGAAAAATTGCCGAGGAGAAACTTCGGGAGAGCGAAGAACGTTACTATGCACTTTTTGCTAAAAATCATTCCGTAATGGTTCTGACCGATCCTGAGACTGTGACTATTGTTGACGCCAATCCCGCGGCCTGTCTTTATTACGGCTATGACAAGGATGACTTGATCGGGAAGAAGGTCAGCGAGATTAATATATTGCCGGAAGATGAACTTAAGGAAGTTATGACAGGGCTGGCCACCCAGAAGAAAAAACAGCTGGTATTCAAGCATCGCCTTGCCAGTGGAGAAATCCGTGATGTGGAGGTGTTTACCGGTCCGATTCCTTTGAAAGGGCGGCAGGTTCTGTGTTCCATAATTCACGATATTACCGATCGGAAACAACTGGAGGAGAAGCTCCTGCAATCCCAGAAGTTGGAGGCGATCGGCACATTGGCAGGTGGCATCGCACATGATTTCAATAATATTCTGGCCTCGATCATGGGGTATGCAGAGTTGGCAAAGGTGGAGCAATTTCCAGGAAGTGAAGTGGATGAATATCTGCAGAATGTCCTGACCGCCAGTGAGAGGGCCAGGGAACTCATCGCTCAGATTCTCGCCTACGGCAGGCAGGATATTGGCAAAAAAACTCCAATCTCAATGAGGCTGGTTGTGGAGGAGTCATTGAGGTTGCTCAGGGTATCTTTGCCTGCCATGGTAAAGATTGAATCGGATATCTGTGCTGAGGAGTGTACGGTGGATGCCAACGTAAGTAAGCTCCACCAGATGGTGCTTAATCTTTGCACCAATGCGGCCCATGCTATGGAAAAGAGCGGGGGGACGTTGTCGGTGGTGCTGCAAAAAGTACATCTGCAGCGTGGTGATTTGAAAGATACTCCTGATCTGCAGCCAGGAGAATATGTGCGATTATCAGTGCGAGATACCGGGGTCGGGATTGATCCGGAAATTCGCTCCAGAATTTTCGATCCATATTTTACTACCAGGTCAGGTCGAAAAGGCTCTGGTTTGGGCTTAGCGGTGGTAACTGGAATTGTGCAGAGTATACAAGGGTATATCACGGTGGACAGCAAACAGGGGGAGGGGGCCCAATTTGATGTATATCTTCCTATTTGCGACAGGGCCATTGCTGTTTTCGAAGGGACGGAGCCGGAACAGATTACAGGTCATGAACGGGTGCTGGTTGTGGATGACGAACCGGCGCTTATCCATATCCTGAAGCAGAAGCTCTCACGGCTGGGCTATTCAGTGACTGGAGCCAACAGCGGTGATGAAGCCTGGCAACTATTCGAGGAAGACCCGCAGGCTTTCGACATCGTTTTGACGGACCATGCCATGCCCGGAATCAGCGGTGAAGTACTGGCCCGCAGAATGAAGGAACTGAGAGCTGATATTCCGGTTGTGATACTTTCAGGCTATAGTACAAAGTTGGAACTTGTCTGTGATGAGCCGTTTATAGACGCGATTCTGGATAAACAGGTGGATGACCAGGTACTTGGTTCAACCCTCAGGCAACTGCTTGATAAATACGCCTCTGCAGTTCGCTGA
- a CDS encoding efflux RND transporter periplasmic adaptor subunit translates to MKKPKLSKKLLFFIPIIAGVIVIANMVINKQGPTRPERAEQRRAVSVVTAMPMTIVPKVTGYGYVQPTDTWEALPEVSGKIVEIHPELNKGTFVTKGELLVRIDPQSYGLAESRSVASIMNLEAQLKELEQQRINTEKLLEIERQKLQLTKQELERKRTLFADGFISASELDQEEKNLLIQQTSVDNLLNNLQLIPSQKNALLARKESDVSSLSERRLDIEKTVIRAPFDCRISEVNIELNQFTPAGAILLKAVNVSEVEIPVQLSPTSFSNLLSPEVGEKSPLEAAKSGMDAIREMIGISATVRVPLFSREAEWPARFMRTSDSVDITTGAITIFVSVQQPYEKIIPSRRPPLVPNLYAEVELQGSSRSDRYVVPFQAIHDGFINTVNGEGRLQRQKVEVEMVMGDLAIISQGLSDTVTVITTDLVPVIEGMLVKPMVDSELNDKIQALNIAADRS, encoded by the coding sequence ATGAAAAAGCCCAAGCTTTCCAAGAAACTCCTGTTCTTTATACCCATCATTGCCGGGGTAATCGTTATTGCCAATATGGTCATCAACAAACAGGGGCCAACCAGGCCGGAGCGGGCTGAGCAGCGCCGTGCCGTCAGCGTGGTAACCGCCATGCCGATGACCATAGTTCCGAAAGTCACAGGTTACGGCTATGTACAACCAACTGATACCTGGGAAGCTCTTCCGGAGGTGAGCGGTAAGATCGTGGAAATTCACCCTGAGCTGAACAAAGGGACCTTTGTCACCAAGGGCGAGCTGCTGGTCCGGATTGACCCCCAGAGCTACGGACTTGCCGAAAGCAGGAGCGTAGCTTCCATCATGAATCTGGAGGCACAGCTCAAGGAACTGGAGCAGCAGCGCATCAATACTGAAAAGCTCCTCGAAATTGAGAGACAGAAGTTGCAGCTGACCAAGCAGGAGCTTGAGAGAAAACGTACGCTCTTTGCAGATGGCTTCATCTCCGCCTCGGAGCTGGACCAGGAAGAGAAGAACCTGCTGATCCAGCAGACCAGTGTGGACAATCTGCTGAACAACCTGCAACTCATCCCCTCCCAGAAAAACGCCTTGCTGGCCAGAAAGGAGTCTGATGTTTCGAGTCTGTCTGAACGGCGGCTGGATATAGAAAAAACAGTGATTCGCGCCCCATTTGACTGCAGGATCTCTGAGGTGAACATCGAGCTCAATCAGTTCACCCCTGCTGGGGCTATCCTGTTGAAAGCAGTCAACGTTTCTGAGGTGGAAATCCCCGTCCAGCTTTCCCCCACCTCCTTTTCCAATCTGCTCTCTCCCGAAGTTGGCGAAAAATCACCGCTTGAAGCTGCCAAATCAGGCATGGACGCCATCCGTGAAATGATAGGCATATCTGCCACTGTACGTGTCCCGCTCTTTAGTCGGGAAGCGGAGTGGCCTGCCCGGTTCATGCGTACCAGCGACTCTGTGGATATTACTACCGGCGCTATTACCATTTTTGTTTCAGTCCAGCAGCCGTATGAAAAAATAATCCCCTCCAGGCGTCCACCGCTGGTGCCGAATCTCTACGCAGAAGTTGAGCTGCAGGGCAGCTCGCGGAGCGACAGATATGTGGTGCCGTTTCAGGCAATTCATGACGGCTTTATCAATACCGTCAATGGTGAAGGCAGGCTGCAGCGACAAAAAGTTGAGGTTGAGATGGTCATGGGCGATCTGGCCATAATCAGCCAGGGCCTCAGTGACACGGTAACGGTTATCACCACCGACCTGGTTCCGGTAATTGAAGGCATGCTGGTCAAGCCAATGGTCGACAGCGAGCTGAACGACAAAATCCAGGCGCTGAATATCGCTGCGGACAGGAGCTGA
- a CDS encoding TetR/AcrR family transcriptional regulator, which translates to MDKQPESWSPKKKAIIEATISTLAQEGFARTTTARIAGNAKAGEGSIYRHFKNKDDLIQVAALYSARKIFGSARRNYNPESSVHAQFIRFCTDFLSAGKNLQIHHQFLEQYLNSPLGIAYRKKVLETVMVNPDIQPIFFPLNAILVKGTQLEILKDLPIQYLVALSMGPMSFMLKNAAQGFMELSEDRIEIITYSCWEAIRR; encoded by the coding sequence ATGGACAAACAGCCGGAAAGCTGGTCACCCAAAAAAAAAGCCATTATTGAAGCCACCATATCCACTCTGGCACAGGAAGGTTTTGCCCGTACCACAACAGCCAGGATTGCCGGAAATGCCAAGGCAGGTGAGGGATCTATCTATCGTCATTTCAAGAACAAGGATGATCTTATCCAGGTCGCGGCACTCTACTCGGCCCGAAAGATCTTCGGATCTGCGCGCAGGAACTACAACCCAGAATCCTCCGTTCATGCCCAGTTCATCCGCTTTTGTACTGACTTCCTGAGTGCAGGCAAAAACTTACAGATCCACCACCAGTTTCTCGAACAGTATCTCAATTCCCCGCTGGGCATAGCCTACCGGAAAAAAGTTCTTGAAACCGTCATGGTGAACCCAGATATACAACCAATTTTTTTCCCCTTGAACGCTATCCTGGTGAAGGGTACGCAACTTGAAATATTAAAAGATTTACCGATACAGTATCTGGTTGCCCTCTCAATGGGACCGATGTCGTTCATGTTGAAAAATGCCGCCCAGGGCTTTATGGAATTAAGCGAAGACCGCATAGAAATTATTACCTACTCGTGCTGGGAAGCAATACGAAGATGA
- the ada gene encoding bifunctional DNA-binding transcriptional regulator/O6-methylguanine-DNA methyltransferase Ada: MKKPEILDQSLCWHAVLSRTDNGDGSFYYGVKTTGIYCRPGCSSRLPKRENVEFFPSCEEAEAKGYRACKKCRPTELGKEHYLKEKIVTACRIIESSSEHIKLADLAAEVGLSPYHFHRLFKKYLGVTPKQYSMYRQSVRFGDHVKSSGSVTEAIYEAGFGSNSVAYQKRNRKLGMKPKILKKGGEGLTIRYGISSCYLGAIIVATTGRGVCAIEFADDPEDLPTLVQARFPKAKLMEGGGDFVELLEMVVRSIEVPQQAHNIPLEIQGTAFQLQVWEVVGSINCGQTLTYTEVAERMGKPQAARAVASAIAANSLAVVIPCHRVVGKDGRLAGYRWGIERKQQLLAKERTEET, from the coding sequence GTGAAGAAGCCTGAGATTCTGGATCAGTCTCTGTGTTGGCACGCTGTTCTCAGCCGTACAGATAATGGTGACGGCAGTTTTTATTATGGTGTGAAAACCACTGGTATATATTGCCGCCCAGGCTGTTCGTCGCGCTTGCCGAAGCGGGAAAATGTCGAATTTTTCCCAAGTTGTGAAGAAGCTGAGGCGAAGGGGTATCGTGCCTGTAAAAAATGCCGGCCGACCGAGCTCGGTAAAGAGCATTACCTGAAGGAAAAAATAGTGACTGCCTGCCGCATCATTGAGAGCAGCAGTGAACATATCAAACTCGCCGACCTGGCGGCAGAGGTGGGGCTCAGTCCGTATCATTTTCATCGGCTATTCAAGAAATATCTGGGAGTGACACCGAAACAGTATTCGATGTACAGACAGTCGGTACGGTTTGGTGACCATGTGAAAAGTTCCGGGTCTGTCACCGAGGCAATTTATGAGGCCGGTTTCGGCTCCAATAGCGTTGCCTATCAGAAAAGGAATAGAAAGCTTGGGATGAAGCCGAAGATCCTGAAGAAAGGGGGAGAGGGGCTGACTATTCGTTATGGAATCAGCTCATGCTATCTGGGCGCAATAATTGTAGCAACCACCGGGAGGGGTGTTTGTGCCATTGAATTTGCGGATGATCCGGAGGACTTACCCACTCTCGTTCAGGCGCGTTTTCCCAAGGCGAAACTTATGGAAGGCGGGGGCGATTTTGTTGAGCTCCTGGAGATGGTTGTACGCAGCATAGAGGTGCCGCAGCAAGCGCACAATATTCCGCTCGAGATTCAGGGGACGGCGTTCCAGCTCCAGGTCTGGGAAGTGGTAGGCAGCATAAATTGCGGCCAAACACTCACCTACACCGAAGTTGCCGAACGCATGGGCAAACCTCAGGCGGCCCGTGCCGTAGCCTCCGCCATTGCAGCAAATTCCTTGGCAGTGGTTATCCCATGTCACAGGGTGGTGGGAAAGGATGGCAGACTTGCCGGATATCGTTGGGGAATTGAACGAAAACAGCAATTACTTGCAAAAGAGCGCACGGAAGAAACTTGA
- a CDS encoding efflux RND transporter permease subunit has product MKSWLAPLAAHPTAANLLMALFLLLGLLSMGDIRRETFPDYTSTEVSVTAVYPGATAEDIESAVCQRIEEAVEGISNLVKVTSKASEGMATVILEMRDGADTTEFLNDIKTEVDAISNFPDEVEDVIVKRLNRTDLVLSIAVTGPMSESHLKLYCEQLKAKIKQLPLVSQVELLGFSDHQLLVEVPAYQLMRLGLSISDIESIIRNQSIDLPAGTIETNQTDYLIRFTEERRTPQQLGKLVVASNPLGGEILLREIAAITDRFEDRENTIRFNGHRAGLLQVSKNKSEDALDIMDQIEEFLEVERSIAPPDVTFNITQNISEIVRDRLQMLTVNGLQGLFLVFLTLWLFFNIRMSFWVAMGLPVSFCMTFFIMKQIGFSFNMLSMVGLLIAIGILMDDAIVIAENVAAHLEKGKNALEATIDGVAEVAAGVLSSFLTTLFVFGALALAMEGDIGKVLYAIPVVLIVTLTVSIVEAFCILPSHLAHSLKDYNPKAKSKFRARFDGQIERVRENVLGRAVDFVVEWRYLSLGFVIFIFLLSLSMIAGGHLKIKAFPETEGDVLQARILMPQGTSLNRTEQVVDTVVNAVQRLNRELTPDQPEHNELVKNYTVLFNTNEDAGENGPHVATVSLDLLSAEERNTTIDEITSLWREYVGEIPDIINIAYKEPSIGPGGLAIELLLQGRDLGRLKLASVQLMDWLNGYDGVVDLDDNLRPGKPEFRIELNKGALAMGFTARTAASQLRAAFYGGVANEIQYGGESYEVMVRLDSGDRDFITDLSQFHLISPDGKRVPLQSVATVSQDRGYASINLINSMRTVTITGDVDVNLANAKEIIDHTSKNFLPRLKQQFPDITVIAEGQEKERGAAMQGFKKAFIIGLFGVFIVLSLQFKSYLEPIIVMILIPFALIGVIWGHLLLGLDLVMPSIMGFISLAGIVVNDSILLVTFIRNHMDRGESATDAAKLASRDRFRAVLLTSATTIMGLLPLLAERSMQAQILIPLACSLVFGLLMTTVLVLLVIPAIYSVFDDFNLLRKH; this is encoded by the coding sequence ATGAAATCATGGCTGGCTCCTCTCGCAGCTCACCCCACTGCAGCCAACCTGCTGATGGCTCTTTTTCTGCTGCTTGGCTTACTATCCATGGGCGATATCCGCCGCGAGACCTTTCCCGACTATACCTCAACAGAGGTATCGGTCACCGCAGTCTATCCCGGGGCTACCGCTGAAGATATCGAATCGGCTGTGTGTCAGCGTATTGAAGAGGCCGTCGAGGGTATATCGAACCTGGTAAAAGTCACCTCTAAAGCCAGTGAAGGGATGGCGACGGTCATCCTCGAGATGCGTGACGGTGCTGATACAACAGAGTTTCTCAACGATATCAAAACAGAAGTAGACGCCATCTCAAACTTTCCGGACGAAGTTGAAGACGTTATCGTCAAACGGCTGAATCGAACCGATCTGGTGCTCTCTATCGCTGTCACCGGCCCCATGAGCGAGTCTCATCTGAAACTGTACTGTGAGCAGCTTAAAGCCAAAATCAAACAGCTGCCTCTGGTCAGCCAGGTTGAGCTTCTTGGGTTTTCCGACCACCAGTTGCTGGTTGAGGTTCCAGCCTACCAGCTGATGCGTCTCGGTTTATCCATCAGCGATATCGAATCCATTATCCGCAATCAGTCCATAGATCTGCCAGCCGGGACCATCGAGACCAATCAGACCGATTATCTGATCCGTTTTACGGAAGAACGACGCACCCCCCAGCAACTTGGAAAGCTGGTCGTCGCCTCGAACCCTCTGGGCGGCGAAATTCTGCTCAGGGAAATCGCCGCAATTACCGATCGTTTTGAGGATAGGGAAAATACCATCCGCTTCAACGGGCACCGGGCCGGGCTCTTGCAGGTGAGCAAAAACAAATCGGAAGACGCACTGGATATCATGGACCAGATCGAAGAGTTTCTGGAGGTGGAACGGAGTATAGCCCCGCCTGACGTTACCTTCAACATCACCCAGAACATCTCTGAGATAGTCCGGGACAGATTGCAGATGCTGACCGTGAATGGCCTTCAGGGGTTGTTTCTCGTTTTTCTTACCCTCTGGCTGTTTTTCAATATCCGTATGTCGTTCTGGGTAGCTATGGGGCTCCCGGTCTCTTTCTGCATGACCTTTTTCATCATGAAACAGATCGGCTTCTCCTTCAATATGCTCTCCATGGTCGGCTTATTGATCGCCATCGGCATCCTGATGGATGATGCTATCGTCATCGCCGAAAATGTGGCCGCCCACCTGGAGAAGGGCAAAAATGCGCTGGAAGCCACCATTGACGGTGTGGCGGAAGTTGCCGCAGGTGTTCTTTCTTCTTTTCTTACTACTCTTTTTGTTTTTGGAGCGCTGGCACTTGCGATGGAGGGGGATATCGGCAAGGTCCTTTACGCTATTCCGGTGGTGCTGATAGTGACCCTGACGGTCAGTATTGTCGAGGCGTTCTGCATCCTGCCAAGCCACCTCGCCCATTCACTGAAAGATTACAACCCGAAAGCGAAATCAAAATTCAGGGCCAGGTTTGACGGCCAGATAGAGAGAGTTCGCGAAAACGTTCTGGGCAGGGCTGTCGATTTTGTGGTGGAGTGGCGCTATCTCTCCCTTGGCTTCGTGATCTTTATATTCCTTCTCTCCCTGTCCATGATTGCAGGAGGTCACCTCAAAATCAAAGCATTCCCGGAAACTGAGGGCGATGTGCTGCAAGCCAGGATTCTCATGCCCCAGGGCACCTCACTGAACCGCACCGAACAGGTGGTGGACACGGTGGTTAACGCTGTTCAGCGACTTAACAGGGAGTTGACTCCTGATCAACCTGAGCACAATGAACTGGTTAAAAACTACACTGTACTATTTAACACCAATGAAGACGCTGGTGAAAATGGGCCCCATGTGGCAACCGTCTCGCTTGACCTGCTCAGCGCTGAAGAACGCAACACCACAATTGATGAGATCACCAGCCTCTGGCGTGAATATGTCGGGGAGATACCGGACATCATCAACATCGCCTATAAAGAGCCCAGCATAGGCCCGGGTGGTCTCGCCATCGAGTTGCTGCTGCAGGGCCGGGATCTTGGCCGACTGAAACTTGCATCGGTCCAGCTCATGGACTGGTTGAATGGTTACGATGGTGTTGTCGATCTCGACGATAACCTGCGGCCCGGCAAGCCTGAGTTCAGGATAGAACTCAATAAAGGAGCATTGGCCATGGGTTTCACCGCCAGGACGGCAGCCAGCCAGTTACGAGCCGCTTTTTACGGAGGCGTGGCCAACGAAATCCAGTATGGCGGAGAATCGTATGAGGTAATGGTACGACTGGACAGCGGTGACAGGGACTTTATCACCGATCTCTCTCAGTTTCACCTGATCAGCCCGGATGGCAAACGGGTTCCCCTGCAATCGGTGGCCACCGTGAGTCAGGACCGCGGTTACGCCAGCATCAACCTGATCAACTCCATGCGGACCGTCACCATAACGGGCGATGTTGATGTAAACCTGGCAAACGCCAAGGAAATCATTGACCATACCAGCAAGAATTTCCTTCCCCGGCTCAAACAGCAATTTCCCGACATCACGGTGATAGCCGAAGGCCAGGAGAAAGAACGCGGCGCGGCCATGCAAGGCTTTAAAAAAGCATTTATCATCGGTCTGTTCGGTGTCTTCATTGTCTTGAGCCTGCAGTTTAAAAGCTATCTTGAGCCAATCATCGTCATGATACTGATACCATTTGCGCTGATCGGGGTTATCTGGGGCCACTTGTTGCTTGGCCTCGATCTGGTGATGCCATCCATTATGGGTTTTATTTCACTGGCAGGAATTGTGGTCAACGACTCAATACTGCTGGTGACCTTTATCCGTAACCACATGGATCGTGGCGAATCTGCTACTGACGCGGCCAAGCTCGCCAGTCGTGACCGTTTCCGCGCTGTGCTGCTCACCTCTGCCACCACCATCATGGGACTGTTGCCACTGCTGGCAGAGCGCTCCATGCAAGCCCAGATTCTCATTCCGCTTGCCTGCTCGCTGGTCTTCGGGTTACTTATGACCACTGTATTGGTATTACTGGTAATCCCGGCGATCTACTCTGTTTTTGACGATTTCAACCTGTTACGCAAACATTGA
- a CDS encoding PPC domain-containing DNA-binding protein encodes MKYSVATQGRVFVLRLEDGEIVHEVIEKFATDQKIEAASLIILGGADDGSKLVVGPKEDRGVPVEAMKTELTNVHEVTGTGTLFRDENGVPLLHMHLACGRENRTTTGCIREGVKVWQVMEVVIHELVGSSAKRVLEEPLGFKLLQP; translated from the coding sequence ATGAAATACAGTGTAGCAACACAGGGCAGAGTTTTTGTGCTCCGCCTTGAAGATGGGGAAATAGTACATGAAGTGATCGAGAAGTTCGCGACAGACCAGAAAATCGAGGCCGCATCACTTATCATTTTAGGTGGCGCAGATGATGGCAGTAAACTGGTGGTTGGTCCGAAAGAAGATCGTGGTGTCCCTGTGGAGGCGATGAAAACAGAGCTTACCAATGTTCATGAGGTAACGGGCACCGGTACCCTGTTTCGAGACGAGAATGGCGTACCGCTGCTGCATATGCATCTCGCCTGCGGCCGGGAGAACAGGACCACCACAGGTTGCATCCGCGAAGGGGTAAAGGTGTGGCAGGTGATGGAGGTGGTAATTCATGAGCTGGTGGGGAGTAGCGCCAAGAGAGTTCTGGAAGAGCCGCTGGGTTTTAAGTTGTTGCAGCCGTAG
- a CDS encoding FGGY-family carbohydrate kinase produces the protein MTTTNLKVENICRAAIEGATMVLRYGAEGMERNGLKPDEIRLVGGEAESLVWRQVVADIFNQPVVSPVTTEAGALNAVFQAMWCYINATTNNSDKTSLIAICNQHVKLDKSSRCEPQPDMVLVYRKIYHRYLQLEEQLKPLNR, from the coding sequence ATGACCACAACCAACTTAAAGGTGGAAAACATCTGTCGCGCCGCCATAGAAGGGGCAACCATGGTCCTCCGCTATGGCGCTGAGGGGATGGAGAGAAATGGATTAAAGCCAGATGAAATTCGGCTGGTTGGTGGTGAAGCGGAGAGTTTAGTCTGGCGGCAGGTGGTCGCGGACATTTTTAACCAGCCGGTGGTCTCTCCGGTCACAACCGAGGCTGGTGCTCTTAATGCTGTCTTCCAGGCCATGTGGTGTTATATTAATGCCACCACCAACAATTCCGATAAAACCTCACTCATCGCAATATGTAACCAGCATGTCAAACTCGATAAATCAAGCAGGTGCGAACCCCAGCCGGATATGGTATTGGTCTACCGTAAAATTTACCATCGGTATCTGCAACTTGAAGAGCAGCTCAAACCGCTGAACAGATAG
- a CDS encoding TetR/AcrR family transcriptional regulator, translating into MRTRDDKKQEALFLATIKVVNEIGFAASSVSKIAKEAGVSPATLYIYFKNKEDLLVSTYLEIKQGMGVAMLEGFDERDPVHDIFHRIWRNTFAYVAENAEEFHYAEQFSNSPFSDRIDMAQIQKYFEPLFRVVRRGVEEKILKDVDMDMIAVFLIYPIMALANPRHCKGFEVTEDNIETAFRMAWDALRL; encoded by the coding sequence ATGAGAACGCGAGATGATAAAAAACAGGAGGCGCTCTTCCTGGCTACTATCAAGGTAGTGAACGAGATCGGCTTTGCCGCAAGTTCTGTATCGAAGATTGCCAAAGAGGCCGGTGTATCTCCGGCAACCCTCTATATATACTTTAAAAACAAAGAAGATCTGCTTGTCTCGACCTATCTTGAGATCAAGCAAGGCATGGGGGTGGCAATGCTGGAGGGGTTTGATGAACGTGATCCTGTCCACGATATCTTTCACCGTATCTGGCGTAATACATTCGCTTACGTTGCTGAAAATGCCGAAGAGTTTCATTATGCCGAGCAGTTCTCCAATTCACCGTTCAGTGACCGCATAGACATGGCGCAGATTCAAAAATATTTTGAACCGCTGTTCCGGGTTGTTCGTCGTGGTGTCGAAGAGAAAATTCTTAAAGATGTAGATATGGATATGATTGCAGTGTTCCTTATCTATCCCATCATGGCATTGGCAAACCCCAGGCATTGCAAAGGGTTTGAAGTGACAGAAGACAATATTGAAACGGCTTTTCGAATGGCCTGGGATGCCTTGAGGTTGTAA